The following coding sequences lie in one Isoptericola variabilis 225 genomic window:
- a CDS encoding sensor histidine kinase: MAVVTTRIVPSAAVAAAAATASGAVVVLSAAARIPELGHAAGAASVATAPFVLGMVVLAATGALLATLKPGGPMAWLLIGTGLAGVGGRLVLVLAVLAHQEGHGTATPLGWLTNWAWLPMQVLAVVLLLRFPDGTLPSGRWRGVEAAAFVWGAAGVVTTALVPGPLAATQLAPRTNPVGLVALAGPLDVALGVVFTIQPLLLLGGTAALVLRWRQAPSGERARLRHVVLALALLAVATPLAPLSGVGAVLEGLAWLVLPATVAHAVVRRGLWDLDLPRRFDRLRRVREEERARLQRDLHDSLGPLLGSISMRVEAARQLLGTQTPPGEIDRVLASVGESAEAAVVEVRRLVDELGPSALAETDLRTALVELVERSSGPGLEVTLDAPAPLPPLDAAVEIALYRIVGEAVRNVARHARASRCTVSLRPLGTGVSLEVVDDGVGLRGQPPGVGRRAMAERVEALGGRLELSEPATGGVRVRAEIPARHGSPAGVRAVTS; this comes from the coding sequence ATGGCGGTGGTGACCACCAGGATCGTCCCGTCGGCGGCGGTCGCCGCGGCGGCGGCGACCGCCTCCGGCGCGGTCGTGGTGCTCTCTGCCGCGGCCCGCATCCCGGAGCTCGGCCACGCGGCCGGCGCCGCGTCGGTGGCCACGGCACCGTTCGTGCTCGGCATGGTCGTGCTGGCGGCCACCGGTGCTCTGCTGGCGACCCTCAAGCCCGGTGGCCCGATGGCGTGGCTCCTGATCGGCACCGGGTTGGCCGGCGTCGGCGGACGACTGGTCCTCGTCCTGGCGGTGCTCGCCCACCAGGAGGGGCACGGCACGGCAACGCCGCTGGGATGGCTCACGAACTGGGCCTGGCTGCCGATGCAGGTCCTGGCGGTCGTGCTCCTGCTCCGCTTCCCGGACGGCACACTGCCGTCCGGGCGCTGGCGCGGCGTCGAGGCGGCCGCCTTCGTCTGGGGTGCGGCCGGCGTCGTGACCACGGCGCTCGTGCCCGGACCCCTCGCGGCCACCCAGCTCGCACCGCGCACGAACCCTGTCGGGCTGGTCGCGCTCGCCGGACCGCTCGACGTCGCTCTCGGCGTGGTCTTCACGATCCAACCGCTGCTGCTGCTCGGCGGGACGGCAGCCCTCGTGCTCCGGTGGCGGCAGGCGCCGAGCGGCGAGCGTGCGCGGCTGCGCCACGTCGTGCTGGCGCTCGCGCTGCTCGCGGTCGCCACGCCGCTCGCGCCGCTGTCGGGCGTCGGCGCGGTGCTGGAAGGGCTGGCCTGGCTCGTGCTCCCGGCGACAGTGGCGCACGCCGTCGTCCGGCGCGGACTGTGGGACCTGGACCTACCGCGGCGGTTCGACCGCCTGCGCAGGGTGCGCGAGGAGGAGCGCGCCAGGTTGCAGCGGGACCTGCACGACTCGCTCGGCCCCTTGCTCGGTTCGATCTCGATGCGCGTCGAGGCCGCACGCCAGCTGCTGGGAACCCAGACGCCGCCCGGTGAGATCGACCGGGTCCTCGCCTCGGTCGGTGAATCGGCGGAAGCCGCCGTCGTCGAGGTTCGGCGGCTCGTCGACGAGCTGGGGCCCTCCGCGCTCGCGGAGACCGACCTGCGCACCGCGCTCGTCGAGCTCGTCGAACGGTCCTCCGGTCCCGGGCTCGAGGTGACGCTCGACGCGCCCGCCCCGCTTCCGCCGTTGGACGCGGCGGTCGAGATCGCCCTTTACCGGATCGTGGGCGAGGCCGTGCGCAACGTCGCGCGGCACGCGCGGGCGTCCCGGTGCACGGTGAGCCTGCGCCCGCTCGGCACGGGCGTCTCGCTCGAGGTCGTCGACGACGGCGTCGGACTGCGCGGGCAGCCGCCCGGCGTCGGCCGGCGGGCGATGGCCGAGCGCGTCGAGGCGCTCGGCGGCCGGTTGGAGCTGAGCGAGCCGGCGACCGGTGGCGTGCGCGTGCGGGCCGAGATCCCCGCGCGGCACGGTTCGCCGGCGGGTGTCAGGGCGGTGACGTCGTGA
- a CDS encoding DUF6510 family protein — MPAPDLVTLDGNALDGNALAGRLAVLGSLDVTSATVRCAGCGRTGAGAQMRAYVSGMGAVGRCPGCDAVLVVVVEHPSGTRVAMPGVAWIGDLEP; from the coding sequence ATGCCCGCGCCCGACCTCGTGACCCTCGACGGCAACGCTCTCGACGGCAACGCCCTCGCGGGCCGGCTCGCCGTGCTGGGGTCGCTCGACGTCACGAGCGCGACCGTGCGGTGCGCCGGCTGCGGTCGCACCGGCGCCGGTGCGCAGATGCGCGCGTACGTCTCGGGGATGGGGGCCGTCGGGCGCTGCCCGGGGTGCGACGCCGTCCTCGTCGTCGTGGTCGAGCACCCGTCCGGCACGCGCGTCGCGATGCCGGGCGTCGCGTGGATCGGCGACCTCGAGCCCTGA
- a CDS encoding sulfite oxidase-like oxidoreductase, with amino-acid sequence MGIVTRGFGGRRPEPGRPLPPGQFLTDDFPVLSAGPTPDVPTETWELTVTTEAGEAARWSWAELMALPAEDVVVDIHCVTRWSKLDTRWRGVSLDTLLADVETTGEFVLARSYGGYTTNLPLEDLLDGRAWIAYEHEGEPLDPVHGGPARLLVPHLYFWKSAKWVRGLEIHDVDEPGFWETYGYHSYGDPWLEQRYA; translated from the coding sequence ATGGGCATCGTGACTCGTGGGTTCGGAGGACGCCGTCCGGAGCCCGGGCGGCCGCTGCCGCCCGGCCAGTTCCTCACCGACGACTTCCCGGTGCTCTCGGCCGGCCCGACGCCGGACGTGCCGACCGAGACGTGGGAGCTGACGGTCACGACCGAGGCGGGCGAGGCCGCGCGGTGGTCGTGGGCCGAGCTCATGGCGCTCCCGGCCGAGGACGTCGTCGTCGACATCCACTGTGTGACCCGGTGGTCGAAGCTCGACACCCGCTGGCGCGGCGTCTCCCTCGACACGCTGCTGGCCGACGTCGAGACCACGGGCGAGTTCGTGCTCGCCCGCTCCTACGGCGGGTACACGACGAACCTGCCGCTCGAGGACCTGCTCGACGGCAGGGCGTGGATCGCCTACGAGCACGAGGGCGAGCCGCTCGACCCGGTGCACGGCGGGCCGGCGCGACTCCTCGTCCCGCACCTGTACTTCTGGAAGAGCGCGAAGTGGGTGCGCGGACTGGAGATCCACGACGTCGACGAGCCGGGGTTCTGGGAGACGTACGGCTACCACTCCTACGGCGACCCGTGGCTCGAGCAGAGGTACGCGTGA
- a CDS encoding SDR family NAD(P)-dependent oxidoreductase, translated as MPDSTVVITGATSGLGLHTARRLAQRGWHVVMGHRDAARGAAAAEDVRRRVPGARVEAMHIDLAALRSVSRAVELLRDGGAPRPPLRAIVANGAVQVVDGVRTSADGYELTFATNHLGHHHLVTSLLDHLGPAARVVVVSSGTHWGPERALGFPGPRWRDPVELADPRRADASATAGRVRYATSKLANLLFVRELARRSAGRRIAANAFDPGLMPGTALARDYAPAARAAYRLLAPAVAALVPGAGTARRSSATLADMVDSRRFEGVTGAYVAGRTLAESSPLSHSADEARLLWEASRALVERALAGAGPALDGAPTGA; from the coding sequence ATGCCTGACTCGACCGTGGTCATCACCGGAGCGACGTCCGGGCTCGGCCTGCACACCGCACGACGCCTCGCCCAGCGCGGCTGGCACGTCGTCATGGGGCACCGCGACGCCGCCCGCGGGGCGGCAGCCGCCGAGGACGTCCGACGCCGGGTCCCCGGCGCCCGGGTCGAGGCGATGCACATCGACCTGGCCGCGCTGCGGTCGGTCAGCCGCGCGGTCGAGCTGCTCCGCGACGGCGGCGCCCCGCGGCCCCCGTTGCGCGCGATCGTGGCCAACGGCGCGGTCCAGGTCGTCGACGGCGTCCGGACCTCCGCGGACGGTTACGAGCTGACGTTCGCGACGAACCACCTCGGCCACCACCACCTCGTCACCTCGCTGCTCGACCACCTCGGCCCGGCTGCGCGCGTCGTGGTGGTCAGCAGCGGCACCCACTGGGGACCTGAGCGGGCGCTGGGCTTCCCCGGGCCGCGCTGGCGCGATCCCGTCGAGCTCGCCGACCCGCGGCGGGCCGACGCGTCCGCCACCGCCGGCCGCGTGCGGTACGCCACGTCCAAGCTCGCGAACCTTCTCTTCGTCCGTGAGCTCGCACGGCGATCCGCCGGCCGGCGGATCGCCGCGAACGCCTTCGACCCCGGGCTCATGCCGGGCACGGCCCTCGCGCGCGACTACGCGCCCGCGGCCCGTGCCGCCTACCGGCTCCTCGCCCCGGCCGTGGCCGCGCTCGTCCCCGGCGCCGGGACGGCACGGCGGTCGTCGGCGACGCTGGCCGACATGGTGGACTCCCGCCGCTTCGAGGGCGTCACCGGGGCGTACGTCGCCGGACGCACGCTCGCGGAGTCGTCACCGCTGTCGCACAGCGCGGACGAGGCACGGCTGCTGTGGGAGGCCTCGCGTGCGCTCGTCGAGCGTGCTCTCGCCGGCGCCGGCCCGGCCCTGGACGGCGCACCGACCGGGGCCTGA
- a CDS encoding PHP domain-containing protein, which produces MDPLEALTEIAFLLERERSSRFKSKAFRTAADVVAGLSEDHLRDPARLRRTKGIGPSTFAVVTQALEGRVPDYLAELRRRAESAGTGTSALRGLLRGDLHCHSDWSDGTTPIATMLAAAEHLGHEYVALTDHSPRLTVARGLSAERLVEQLDVVATFAGRDTRLLTGIEVDILEDGGLDQTDELLDRLDVVVASVHSDLRADAGRMTRRMLAAVANPHVDVLGHVTGRLVEGSRGLRPPSQLDAERVFAACAEHGVAVEINSRPERQDPPDDLVRVALDAGCLFAIDSDAHAPGQLGFIDHGAERAERLGVPAERIVTTWPVDRLLEWTRRS; this is translated from the coding sequence ATGGACCCGCTCGAGGCCCTCACCGAGATCGCCTTCCTGCTCGAGCGCGAGCGGTCCAGCCGTTTCAAGTCGAAGGCGTTCCGCACCGCGGCCGACGTCGTCGCGGGGCTGAGCGAGGACCACCTGCGCGACCCGGCGCGGCTGCGGCGCACGAAGGGCATCGGGCCGTCGACGTTCGCCGTCGTCACCCAGGCGCTCGAGGGCCGCGTGCCCGACTACCTCGCCGAGCTGCGCCGTCGGGCGGAGTCGGCCGGCACGGGCACGAGCGCGCTGCGCGGGCTGCTGCGCGGCGACCTGCACTGCCACAGCGACTGGTCCGACGGGACGACGCCGATCGCGACGATGCTCGCGGCCGCCGAGCACCTCGGCCACGAGTACGTCGCCCTGACCGACCACTCCCCGCGCCTGACGGTGGCCCGCGGGCTGAGCGCCGAGCGCCTGGTCGAGCAGCTCGACGTCGTCGCCACGTTCGCCGGCCGCGACACCCGGCTGCTCACGGGCATCGAGGTCGACATCCTCGAGGACGGCGGCCTCGACCAGACCGACGAGCTGCTCGACCGGCTCGACGTCGTCGTGGCCAGCGTCCACTCGGACCTGCGGGCGGACGCCGGGCGGATGACGCGGCGCATGCTGGCCGCGGTCGCCAACCCGCACGTCGACGTCCTCGGGCACGTCACCGGGCGGCTCGTCGAGGGCTCCCGCGGCCTGCGGCCACCGTCGCAGCTCGACGCCGAGCGCGTGTTCGCGGCCTGCGCCGAGCACGGCGTCGCCGTGGAGATCAACTCGCGCCCCGAGCGCCAGGACCCGCCCGACGACCTCGTCCGCGTCGCGCTCGACGCCGGCTGCCTGTTCGCGATCGACAGCGACGCCCACGCGCCGGGACAGCTCGGCTTCATCGACCACGGCGCCGAGCGGGCCGAGCGCCTCGGCGTGCCCGCCGAGCGGATCGTCACCACCTGGCCCGTGGACCGGCTGCTCGAGTGGACCCGCCGATCGTGA
- a CDS encoding TOPRIM nucleotidyl transferase/hydrolase domain-containing protein, translating to MSVRTVVLVEGASDRAAVETLAARRGLDLAAVGAVVVTMGGAGGATRAIRAAVSQGAAVCGLYDVGEEGFVARALLRHGLAVAGTRAELAALGFHACDRDLEDELVRGLGVEGALAVVVQEGEGDRFRTFSGQPEWRGRPAAERLHRFWGTTAGRKERFGRALAAAAPVEPPPIAALLDHVAVGAGERTGGGA from the coding sequence ATGAGCGTGCGCACCGTCGTCCTGGTCGAGGGCGCGAGCGACCGCGCCGCCGTCGAGACGCTCGCCGCCCGCCGCGGCCTCGACCTGGCGGCGGTGGGGGCCGTCGTCGTGACCATGGGCGGCGCGGGCGGTGCGACCCGCGCGATCCGCGCCGCCGTGAGCCAGGGTGCCGCGGTGTGCGGCCTGTACGACGTCGGCGAGGAGGGCTTCGTCGCTCGCGCGCTGCTGCGGCACGGGCTCGCCGTCGCCGGCACGCGCGCCGAGCTGGCCGCGCTCGGCTTCCACGCCTGCGACCGGGACCTCGAGGACGAGCTCGTGCGCGGGCTCGGCGTCGAGGGCGCGCTCGCGGTCGTCGTGCAGGAGGGCGAGGGCGACCGGTTCCGCACCTTCAGCGGGCAGCCGGAGTGGCGCGGCCGGCCCGCGGCCGAGCGTCTGCACCGGTTCTGGGGCACGACGGCGGGCCGCAAGGAGCGCTTCGGGCGGGCGCTCGCGGCCGCCGCGCCCGTCGAGCCGCCGCCGATCGCGGCGCTGCTCGACCACGTCGCCGTCGGGGCGGGCGAGCGCACCGGGGGTGGAGCGTGA
- a CDS encoding MMPL family transporter, with the protein MVLVVAGVVTVVLGALAAGAVDALSLNRYEAPGSQSIAARAELAERFGTGSPNVALLVTATDGTVDDADVDAAGAALTEELSRHPGVGDVWSYWSAGAPATLASEDRRHGMVLAWVPGDADHVRSDVLPDLEQDVVAPADGGPVDVRLGGGDEVFRVVAEQARTDFLRAELVIVPLVGVLLWVVYRRLAPALLTLAVAVFSVIGTLGILRVVASFTEISTFAANIALVMGIGLGVDYCLFVTYRYREELAAGMAVGAAVRRAVSQAGRTVAFSGATVAASLAVLFVFPFPFLSSFAYAGIAVVLTAVAGAVVVLPAGLRLLGHRAARRHAAPPVDGGFWFRVATGVMRRPVASGGAALLLLVLLGAPALGVTFGAPDDRVLPASQPVRAMYDTVREEFTTEDADVVHVVAPALEPSDPAVAEHAARLSAVEGVERVDSAAGAFVDGARVAEAGPGGPDRYAADDGGTGTWFAVLPTGQRLAADPTGLVEDVRALPSPAGDVLVGGYPAELADYRDGVVERLPLVGALIVLVTFLVLFLMTGSVVAPLKASALNLLSLTVMFGVLVWGFQDGGLAGVLGFTATGTIEPSIPLLMFCIAYGLSMDYEVFLLARIKADYDRTGDVVGSVPRGIARSAPLVTAAALILATSFAVYATSDVTFLQQLGIGMALAVLVDATVIRGVLLPATMRLAGPLNWWAPGPLRRLHARIGLREGDDRPARATVAGTSHRDEVITHA; encoded by the coding sequence GTGGTCCTCGTCGTGGCGGGCGTCGTCACGGTGGTCCTGGGTGCGCTGGCGGCAGGAGCCGTCGACGCCCTGTCGCTCAACCGTTACGAGGCCCCCGGCTCGCAGTCGATCGCGGCACGTGCCGAGCTCGCGGAGCGCTTCGGCACCGGGAGTCCCAACGTCGCGCTGCTGGTCACGGCCACGGACGGCACCGTCGACGACGCGGACGTCGACGCCGCGGGTGCCGCGCTGACCGAGGAGCTCTCCCGGCACCCCGGCGTCGGCGACGTGTGGTCGTACTGGAGCGCCGGGGCGCCCGCGACGTTGGCCAGCGAGGACCGCCGGCACGGCATGGTGCTCGCCTGGGTGCCCGGCGACGCCGACCACGTCCGGTCCGACGTGCTCCCGGACCTGGAGCAGGACGTCGTGGCGCCCGCCGACGGCGGCCCGGTCGACGTCCGGCTGGGTGGCGGCGACGAGGTCTTCCGCGTCGTGGCCGAGCAGGCACGGACCGACTTCCTGCGCGCCGAGCTCGTCATCGTTCCCCTCGTCGGCGTCCTGCTGTGGGTGGTCTACCGCCGGCTCGCACCCGCGCTCCTCACCCTGGCGGTCGCCGTGTTCTCGGTGATCGGCACGCTGGGCATCCTGCGCGTCGTCGCCTCGTTCACGGAGATCTCGACGTTCGCGGCCAACATCGCCCTGGTGATGGGCATCGGTCTCGGCGTCGACTACTGCCTCTTCGTGACGTACCGGTACCGGGAGGAGCTCGCCGCAGGCATGGCGGTCGGCGCGGCCGTCCGCCGGGCGGTGAGCCAGGCCGGCCGCACCGTCGCCTTCAGCGGCGCGACGGTCGCCGCGTCCCTCGCCGTGCTGTTCGTCTTCCCGTTCCCGTTCCTCTCCTCGTTCGCCTACGCCGGCATCGCGGTGGTGCTCACCGCCGTCGCGGGCGCGGTCGTCGTCCTGCCTGCGGGACTGCGGCTGCTGGGGCACCGTGCCGCCCGGCGGCACGCCGCTCCGCCCGTCGACGGCGGGTTCTGGTTCCGCGTCGCCACCGGCGTCATGCGCCGCCCCGTCGCGTCGGGTGGTGCCGCACTGCTCCTCCTGGTGCTTCTCGGAGCGCCCGCCCTGGGCGTGACGTTCGGAGCGCCCGACGACCGCGTGCTCCCGGCGAGCCAGCCCGTGCGAGCGATGTACGACACCGTCCGGGAGGAGTTCACCACCGAGGACGCCGACGTCGTCCACGTCGTGGCCCCTGCGCTGGAGCCCAGCGACCCGGCCGTCGCCGAGCACGCCGCGCGCCTGTCCGCGGTCGAGGGTGTCGAACGGGTCGACTCGGCCGCCGGCGCCTTCGTCGACGGCGCGCGGGTCGCCGAAGCCGGGCCGGGCGGCCCGGACCGGTACGCCGCCGACGACGGCGGCACGGGGACCTGGTTCGCCGTCCTGCCGACCGGGCAGCGGCTCGCGGCGGACCCCACCGGCCTCGTCGAGGACGTCAGGGCGCTGCCCTCCCCCGCCGGCGACGTGCTCGTGGGCGGCTACCCCGCGGAGCTGGCCGACTACCGTGACGGGGTCGTCGAACGCCTGCCGCTGGTCGGAGCCCTCATCGTCCTCGTCACCTTCCTGGTCCTGTTCCTCATGACCGGCTCGGTGGTGGCCCCGCTGAAGGCGTCCGCGCTGAACCTGCTCTCGTTGACGGTGATGTTCGGCGTCCTGGTGTGGGGCTTCCAGGACGGCGGGCTCGCGGGCGTCCTCGGGTTCACGGCGACAGGGACGATCGAGCCGAGCATCCCGCTGCTGATGTTCTGCATCGCCTACGGGCTGTCGATGGACTACGAGGTCTTCCTCCTCGCCCGGATCAAGGCCGACTACGACCGCACGGGCGACGTCGTCGGCTCGGTGCCGCGCGGCATCGCACGCTCGGCGCCGCTGGTCACCGCGGCCGCGCTGATCCTCGCGACGTCCTTCGCGGTGTACGCCACGAGCGACGTGACGTTCCTCCAGCAGCTCGGGATCGGGATGGCGCTCGCGGTCCTCGTCGACGCCACCGTCATCCGCGGCGTCCTCCTGCCCGCGACCATGCGCCTCGCGGGCCCGCTCAACTGGTGGGCGCCCGGCCCGCTGCGGCGGCTGCACGCACGCATCGGCCTCCGTGAAGGAGACGACAGGCCCGCCCGCGCCACCGTCGCGGGAACTTCTCACCGAGACGAGGTCATCACCCATGCCTGA
- a CDS encoding TetR/AcrR family transcriptional regulator, which yields MADDGADRRAPKRQARGERRIAQIIDAAAELFAENGYESVTTNAIAARAGISPGSLYQFFANKDAIVRALTERYVSELSSAHTAALEGDDLAALPLDALVDTVLTPLVEFNRSHRAFKALFARTGMPQTLEQATAPLHQGMLDRITALLVVRSPGTPEQDVRRVALVTVQVVKALMPLAAGTEHEDRAWYDAQLRLVLVSYLAGALGAPGDRAGAR from the coding sequence ATGGCCGACGACGGGGCGGACCGACGGGCGCCCAAGCGCCAGGCGCGCGGCGAGCGGCGCATCGCCCAGATCATCGACGCGGCCGCGGAGCTGTTCGCCGAGAACGGGTACGAGTCGGTGACGACGAACGCGATCGCGGCGAGGGCCGGGATCTCGCCGGGCTCCCTCTACCAGTTCTTCGCGAACAAGGACGCCATCGTGCGCGCCCTGACCGAGCGATACGTCAGCGAGCTGTCGTCCGCGCACACCGCGGCGCTCGAGGGCGACGACCTCGCCGCCCTTCCCCTGGACGCGCTCGTCGACACGGTCCTCACCCCGCTCGTCGAGTTCAACCGCAGCCATCGGGCGTTCAAGGCGCTGTTCGCCCGCACGGGCATGCCCCAGACGTTGGAGCAGGCCACCGCGCCGTTGCACCAGGGCATGCTCGACCGGATCACCGCCCTGCTCGTAGTCCGGTCGCCCGGGACGCCGGAGCAGGACGTGCGCCGGGTCGCCCTCGTCACCGTCCAGGTCGTGAAGGCGCTCATGCCGCTGGCCGCCGGCACCGAGCACGAGGACCGCGCCTGGTACGACGCCCAGCTGCGCCTCGTGCTGGTCTCCTACCTGGCCGGGGCGCTCGGCGCACCGGGCGACCGCGCGGGCGCGCGCTGA
- the nhaA gene encoding Na+/H+ antiporter NhaA: protein MDHVPVDRDATPGPARRLLDRLRSEEGSALLLLGAALVALLWANSPVSGAYVHLWETPVVVEAGALRFDMDLHHWVNDGLMVVFFFVVGLEVRQELALGSLRQRRHRLVPLVAGTVGVLVPAAIYLAVAGGTAPEGWGVVVGTDTAFLLGVLALVGPAMSNQLRVFLLTLSVVDDFLAVTIIGVVYSDEVRVGPLALAGACLVVLWLLGRTREWRSGPYVVAVVVLWGATVQAGVHPSLAGMLAGLLVPAAATERTAVLHAKSLFRDYWQSPDAGAARTVRLGLARSISVNQRLHEALRAPVSLVVVPVFALANAGIDLRGDALGAAFGSVVLWGVVAGLVVGKLVGICLGTWAALRMRLGGLPDGVGPGSVVGGAALSGIGFTVSLLIVDLAFDDEAAAQAATVGVLVAMVASSLVGWAAFRVARVRFGETSADLPVTLTPPVDVGRDHVHGNPEAPFTVVEYLDFQCPFCARATGTWADLRDHFGDRIRYVVRHLPLEDVHPQAFVAALAAEAAHRQGRFWEMHDVLFANQARLELEDLRGYAAELGLDLERFDADLADPELAERVRSDAESGGAGGARGTPTFFLNGVRHRGPHDARTLVAALEASTPDVSARRRS, encoded by the coding sequence ATGGATCACGTGCCCGTGGACAGGGACGCGACGCCGGGCCCTGCGCGCCGGCTCCTCGACAGGCTCCGCAGCGAGGAGGGCAGCGCGCTGCTGCTCCTCGGGGCCGCGCTGGTCGCGCTGCTGTGGGCGAACTCGCCGGTGTCCGGCGCGTACGTGCACCTGTGGGAGACGCCGGTCGTCGTCGAGGCCGGCGCCCTGCGCTTCGACATGGACCTGCACCACTGGGTCAACGACGGCCTCATGGTCGTGTTCTTCTTCGTCGTCGGTCTGGAGGTGCGCCAGGAGCTGGCGCTCGGCTCGCTGCGCCAGCGCCGCCACCGGCTCGTGCCGCTCGTCGCCGGCACCGTCGGCGTGCTCGTCCCTGCGGCGATCTACCTCGCCGTCGCGGGCGGGACCGCCCCCGAGGGCTGGGGCGTCGTCGTCGGCACCGACACCGCGTTCCTGCTCGGGGTGCTCGCGCTCGTCGGGCCCGCCATGTCCAACCAGCTGCGGGTCTTCCTGCTCACGCTGTCGGTGGTCGACGACTTCCTCGCGGTGACGATCATCGGCGTCGTCTACTCCGACGAGGTGCGCGTCGGCCCGCTGGCGCTCGCGGGCGCGTGCCTCGTGGTCCTGTGGCTGCTCGGCCGCACGCGCGAGTGGCGCAGCGGCCCGTACGTCGTCGCGGTCGTCGTGCTGTGGGGCGCCACCGTGCAGGCGGGCGTCCACCCCTCGCTCGCGGGCATGCTCGCCGGCCTGCTGGTGCCGGCGGCGGCGACCGAGCGCACCGCCGTGCTGCACGCCAAGAGCCTCTTCCGCGACTACTGGCAGTCGCCCGACGCCGGGGCGGCACGCACCGTCCGGCTCGGTCTGGCGCGCTCGATCTCGGTCAACCAGCGCCTGCACGAGGCGCTGCGTGCGCCCGTGTCGCTCGTCGTGGTGCCGGTCTTCGCGCTCGCCAACGCGGGCATCGACCTGCGCGGCGACGCGCTGGGCGCGGCGTTCGGCTCGGTGGTGCTCTGGGGCGTCGTCGCGGGTCTCGTCGTGGGCAAGCTCGTCGGGATCTGCCTCGGCACGTGGGCCGCGCTGCGCATGCGCCTCGGCGGCCTGCCCGACGGCGTGGGGCCCGGCAGCGTCGTCGGGGGAGCAGCGCTCTCGGGCATCGGCTTCACCGTCTCGCTGCTGATCGTGGACCTTGCGTTCGACGACGAGGCGGCCGCGCAGGCCGCGACCGTCGGCGTCCTCGTCGCGATGGTGGCGTCCTCGCTCGTCGGCTGGGCCGCGTTCCGGGTCGCCCGGGTGCGGTTCGGCGAGACCAGTGCCGACCTGCCCGTGACGCTCACCCCGCCCGTCGACGTCGGGCGCGACCACGTGCACGGCAACCCCGAGGCGCCGTTCACGGTCGTGGAGTACCTCGACTTCCAGTGCCCGTTCTGCGCCCGCGCGACCGGCACGTGGGCCGACCTGCGCGACCACTTCGGCGACCGCATCCGCTACGTGGTGCGGCACCTGCCGCTCGAGGACGTCCACCCGCAGGCGTTCGTCGCGGCGCTCGCGGCCGAGGCAGCGCACCGGCAGGGCCGGTTCTGGGAGATGCACGACGTCCTGTTCGCCAACCAGGCCCGGCTCGAGCTCGAGGACCTGCGCGGGTACGCGGCCGAGCTCGGGCTCGACCTCGAGCGGTTCGACGCCGACCTGGCGGACCCCGAGCTCGCCGAGCGAGTCCGCTCCGACGCCGAGAGCGGCGGCGCCGGCGGCGCGCGAGGCACGCCGACGTTCTTCCTCAACGGCGTGCGGCACCGCGGCCCGCACGACGCGCGCACGCTGGTCGCCGCCCTCGAGGCGTCGACCCCGGACGTCAGCGCCCGGCGCCGGTCGTGA
- a CDS encoding FAD-binding oxidoreductase, producing the protein MSGTWHVGTVVDAPRVTRTARAITLEVPGFGGALAGQHVDLRLTAADGYQAVRSYSLSDVGTDERVDVLVDRVPGGEVSTYLVDDLQVGDRMEVRGPLGGYFVWRPDDAGPVLLVAGGSGLAPLLAMLRARRRSGSRAPFRLVHSVRTPDDVLFPDELGDGTPGVTVTLVHTRTAPAGSPRPAGRIVKDDLTAPGFDPADAPTVYVCGSTGFVEAAATLLTELGHDPARVRTERFGGA; encoded by the coding sequence GTGAGCGGCACGTGGCACGTCGGCACGGTCGTCGACGCGCCCCGTGTCACCCGCACCGCGCGGGCGATCACGCTCGAGGTCCCCGGGTTCGGCGGCGCGCTCGCGGGCCAGCACGTCGACCTGCGCCTGACGGCGGCGGACGGCTACCAGGCGGTGCGCTCGTACTCGCTCTCCGACGTCGGGACCGACGAGCGGGTCGACGTCCTCGTGGACCGCGTCCCGGGCGGCGAGGTGTCGACGTACCTCGTCGACGACCTGCAGGTCGGGGACCGCATGGAGGTCCGCGGCCCGCTCGGCGGCTACTTCGTCTGGCGGCCCGACGACGCGGGCCCGGTCCTGCTCGTGGCCGGCGGGTCGGGTCTCGCGCCGCTCCTGGCGATGCTCCGCGCGCGCCGCAGGAGCGGCAGCCGGGCGCCGTTCCGCCTCGTGCACTCGGTGCGCACGCCCGACGACGTGCTCTTCCCCGACGAGCTCGGCGACGGCACGCCCGGAGTCACCGTGACCCTCGTGCACACGCGCACCGCTCCGGCGGGCTCGCCGCGCCCGGCCGGCCGCATCGTCAAGGACGACCTCACCGCGCCCGGCTTCGACCCGGCCGACGCCCCGACCGTCTACGTCTGCGGCTCGACCGGCTTCGTGGAGGCGGCTGCGACCCTCCTCACCGAGCTGGGGCACGACCCCGCACGCGTGCGGACCGAACGCTTCGGAGGTGCCTGA